One window of Streptomyces sp. NBC_00273 genomic DNA carries:
- a CDS encoding glycosyltransferase: MGLLTAACAAYASLAAWLWLTLAQGMFWRTDVRLPPRTAPARWPSVAIVVPARDEAEVLPRSLPSLIAQDYPGEAEVILVDDGSTDGTGELARRLAREDPGLPLTVATPGDPAPGWTGKLWALRHGIGIARTAHATEPDFLLLTDADIAHEPDSLRELVAAATSADLDLVSQMARLRVVGPWERLVVPAFVYFFAQLYPFRRINRPSARTAAAAGGCVLLRTTTAVRAGIPDSIRQAVIDDVSLARAVHRSGGRIWLGLAERVDSVRPYPALADLWRMVSRSAYAQLRHQPLLLAGTVAGLVLVYLVPPASLLTGLAAGRPAIAWAGGLAWLLMAGTYLPMLRYYRQPAALAPLLPFTALLYLLMTVDSAVQHYRGRGASWKGRTYARPSDA, encoded by the coding sequence ATGGGCCTCCTCACCGCCGCCTGCGCGGCCTACGCCTCCCTCGCCGCCTGGCTCTGGCTCACCCTCGCCCAGGGCATGTTCTGGCGGACCGACGTCCGCCTCCCGCCGCGTACGGCCCCCGCCCGCTGGCCGTCCGTCGCCATCGTCGTTCCGGCCCGGGACGAGGCCGAGGTGCTGCCGCGGAGCCTGCCCTCGCTGATCGCCCAGGACTACCCCGGCGAGGCCGAGGTGATCCTCGTCGACGACGGCAGCACCGACGGCACGGGCGAACTCGCGCGCCGACTCGCCCGCGAGGACCCGGGGCTCCCGCTCACCGTCGCCACCCCCGGCGACCCCGCCCCCGGCTGGACCGGCAAGCTCTGGGCGCTCCGGCACGGCATCGGGATCGCCCGCACCGCGCACGCCACCGAGCCCGATTTCCTCCTGCTCACCGACGCCGACATCGCGCACGAACCCGACAGTCTGCGCGAATTGGTCGCCGCCGCCACCTCCGCGGACCTCGACCTCGTCTCCCAGATGGCCCGCCTGCGGGTGGTCGGCCCGTGGGAACGCCTCGTCGTACCGGCCTTCGTGTACTTCTTCGCCCAGCTCTACCCCTTCCGCCGGATCAACCGACCCTCCGCCCGGACGGCGGCGGCCGCCGGCGGCTGCGTACTGCTGCGCACCACGACCGCCGTGCGGGCCGGGATCCCCGACTCCATCCGCCAGGCGGTCATCGACGACGTGTCCCTCGCCCGCGCGGTCCACCGCTCCGGCGGTCGGATCTGGCTGGGACTCGCGGAGCGGGTGGACAGCGTGCGCCCGTACCCCGCACTCGCGGACCTGTGGCGGATGGTCTCGCGCAGCGCCTACGCCCAACTGCGCCACCAGCCCCTCCTGCTGGCCGGGACGGTGGCCGGGCTGGTGCTCGTCTACCTCGTGCCCCCGGCCTCCCTACTGACGGGGCTCGCGGCCGGACGTCCGGCCATCGCCTGGGCGGGCGGCCTGGCGTGGCTGCTGATGGCCGGCACCTACCTGCCGATGCTCCGGTACTACCGCCAGCCGGCCGCGCTCGCTCCGCTGCTTCCGTTCACCGCGCTGCTGTACCTCCTGATGACCGTCGACTCGGCCGTCCAGCACTACCGGGGCCGCGGGGCGTCCTGGAAGGGTCGAACCTATGCCCGTCCGAGTGACGCCTGA
- a CDS encoding MOSC domain-containing protein has product MSNLHVQALHIHPVKSVAGTAPDEVVVEPWGLSGDRRWALIDPEGTVITQRRHPRLALAAARPAGGGRIAVTAPGMAELFVEVPEPGPLEPAVLFGKKVETVAAATTAADWFSTYLGEPVRLVHMDDPAVRRPVDPDYALPGETVSLADGYPLLITTLASLDALNSLIAQGDHPGEGPLPMNRFRPNVVVSGAEAWAEDGWLRIAIGDAVFRGVRECGRCVVTTTDQETAERGKEPLKTLGKHRRIGRSLAFGRLLVPVRLGTVRVGDEVRVLA; this is encoded by the coding sequence ATGTCGAACTTGCACGTGCAGGCGCTCCACATCCATCCCGTCAAATCGGTAGCGGGGACCGCTCCCGACGAGGTGGTCGTGGAGCCCTGGGGTCTGTCCGGGGACCGACGTTGGGCGCTGATCGATCCCGAGGGCACGGTCATCACCCAACGCCGCCACCCCCGCCTCGCCCTGGCCGCGGCCCGTCCCGCGGGCGGCGGCCGGATCGCCGTGACGGCGCCGGGCATGGCGGAGCTGTTCGTGGAGGTGCCCGAGCCGGGTCCGCTGGAGCCGGCGGTTCTGTTCGGGAAGAAGGTCGAGACCGTGGCCGCGGCGACCACCGCGGCCGACTGGTTCAGCACGTACCTCGGGGAGCCGGTACGGCTGGTGCACATGGATGATCCGGCGGTACGCCGTCCCGTGGACCCGGACTACGCCCTGCCGGGCGAGACGGTGAGCCTCGCCGACGGCTATCCGCTGCTGATCACCACGCTCGCCTCGCTGGACGCGCTCAACTCGCTGATCGCTCAGGGGGACCATCCCGGGGAAGGCCCCCTGCCCATGAACCGTTTCCGCCCCAATGTGGTGGTTTCCGGGGCCGAGGCGTGGGCGGAGGACGGCTGGCTCCGCATCGCGATCGGCGACGCCGTCTTCCGCGGTGTGCGCGAATGCGGTCGGTGCGTCGTCACCACCACCGACCAGGAGACGGCGGAACGGGGCAAGGAGCCGCTGAAGACCCTGGGCAAGCACCGGCGGATCGGCCGGTCGCTCGCGTTCGGGAGGCTCCTGGTG
- a CDS encoding DUF6643 family protein, with protein sequence MTSPRSTYGGGYYSAPSFPDTPIYDSLVAERGTPQIAPIRVPAAYESPSAGYSSGGYLPALASSMPALPPAQPQQQQTSGYGYPYQQQSAPQPMPLQQAPAPYIPQQQPMAARGGFVQQPQPQQPQQQQPRPVAMATGYEAMRPAAPRLMQVPAPVPAASYEDPYGRPYQGRGY encoded by the coding sequence ATGACCTCCCCCCGCTCCACTTATGGCGGCGGTTACTACTCCGCGCCCTCCTTCCCGGACACCCCCATCTACGACTCCCTCGTCGCCGAACGCGGCACTCCGCAGATCGCCCCGATCCGCGTCCCGGCCGCCTACGAGTCCCCGAGTGCCGGTTACTCGAGCGGCGGGTACCTGCCGGCTCTCGCTTCGTCGATGCCCGCGCTGCCGCCGGCCCAGCCCCAGCAGCAACAGACCTCGGGGTACGGGTACCCGTACCAGCAGCAGTCGGCCCCGCAGCCGATGCCGCTGCAGCAGGCGCCGGCCCCGTACATCCCGCAGCAGCAGCCGATGGCGGCCCGCGGCGGATTCGTGCAGCAGCCCCAGCCGCAGCAGCCCCAGCAGCAGCAGCCCCGCCCGGTCGCCATGGCCACCGGGTACGAGGCGATGCGGCCGGCCGCGCCGCGTCTGATGCAGGTGCCCGCACCGGTGCCGGCCGCCTCGTACGAGGACCCGTACGGCCGCCCCTACCAGGGGCGCGGCTACTGA
- a CDS encoding glutamate racemase — MKIALMDSGIGLLAAAAAVRRLRPDADLVVSSDPDGMPWGPRTTADLTERALGVARAAAAHRPDALIVACNTATVHALDTVRAELEPAIPVIGTVPAIKPAAAAGGRVAIWATPATTGSAYQRGLIRDFATGARVTEVPCPGLADAVEAADDAAVAAAVSAAAALTPADVTDVVLGCTHYELVEGAIRAALAERTRGAELAFHGSAEPVAVQALRRLGLRPEPDLPRTGGLTVLRSGREGTLPAAALAYAEGRLLAGQGAPVG; from the coding sequence GTGAAGATCGCGCTCATGGACTCCGGAATCGGCCTCCTCGCGGCGGCCGCGGCGGTGCGGCGGCTGCGGCCGGACGCGGATCTCGTCGTGTCCTCCGACCCCGACGGCATGCCGTGGGGTCCGCGGACCACCGCCGACCTCACCGAGCGTGCACTCGGCGTCGCCCGGGCTGCCGCCGCGCACCGCCCGGACGCGCTGATCGTCGCCTGCAACACGGCGACCGTGCACGCCCTGGACACCGTGCGGGCGGAGCTGGAGCCGGCCATCCCGGTCATCGGGACCGTACCGGCGATCAAGCCCGCCGCAGCGGCCGGCGGCCGGGTGGCGATCTGGGCCACCCCCGCCACCACCGGCAGCGCCTATCAGCGCGGGCTGATCCGCGACTTCGCCACCGGGGCCCGGGTCACCGAAGTGCCCTGCCCCGGACTCGCCGATGCGGTGGAGGCGGCCGACGACGCCGCCGTCGCGGCCGCCGTCTCCGCGGCCGCCGCGCTGACTCCGGCAGACGTCACCGACGTGGTGCTCGGCTGCACGCACTACGAGCTGGTCGAGGGCGCCATCCGGGCCGCCCTCGCCGAGCGGACCCGGGGCGCGGAACTGGCCTTCCACGGTTCCGCCGAGCCGGTCGCGGTCCAGGCGCTGCGCCGCCTCGGGCTGCGGCCCGAGCCCGACCTGCCGCGCACGGGCGGACTGACCGTGCTGCGCAGCGGGCGCGAGGGGACCCTGCCCGCCGCCGCGCTCGCGTACGCCGAAGGCAGGCTGCTCGCGGGCCAGGGCGCGCCCGTCGGCTGA